Genomic DNA from Shouchella patagoniensis:
AGAAGATACTTGGAATATTTAATTTCGATTGGCGAAGCAAAGGCGGAACTTGAATATGGAATCGTAGGTAGACCGGAACGGAAATATTGGGTTGTTTAATAACCTTCTTATTAATCAAACCCGCAAACGATAAAGCTAGGAATGGAGAGCCAAGTACTTGGCTCTTTTTGTTTTGCAAAGCCCATTATCTTGTGAACTTTATGAACAAAATAAACAAATAAGTCAAAATGAACGTTAAGTTGTAAGCGATTACATCCGTTGGAGTTTCAAAGTAAGATAAGAAGAATGATGTGAAGGGAGTGTATATGTGTGAAACAAACGTGGATTCTCGCTCTTGGTCTCTTTATCGTCCTGGCGGGATGTTCGATGCCGGAGGGCATTTCGAGTCCCGCGATAATCTCCATACTGCTCTTGACCTGACGCAAATCCAGCACCTACAAGAACTCCAATAAAGGCACTTGCTATTTTTATTATGTTTCTCATCGCGTATCTCGTTTTTTAAACAGTTTGTTAATATCTTTCCCTGTTTACATCGTTTTAAACGGTTTGGGGTATCTCTATGGTAAAATAGCTGTGAGAGATCGTTGAATGAGGATTTTGGTTAGAGAAAGCAGGGATATGAGTGAAACCAAGAAAACAAACGTTTGAAGTTGGTGACCATGAAGAGATTGGCGACTGTCTAGCACGGATGGACCGGGAAGGATACAGACCTACGAGAAGAATGGAAAAGCCGGTCTTTGAGCAACAAGGGAAAAAAGAACCAGTGTGGTTAAAACAGCGAATTGTGTTTGAAGGGGTATTAAAGGAAGATACGAATCAACAAGTGTGAAAAGGCGAAGCAAGCGAGATGCTTCGCCTTTTTTTCTATTAAGTATTGCTTTAACGTTGTGATTTGATAAATAAAGATTGTTATATATGCTCACAGTTAAGTAGTCTTGGTTATCATGTTCGTTTATGCTGAATGACAACAAACTAAATAAATGGAATCTTATAAATATAAAAACTGGAGGGTGTGAATTGTCGTACAAACAGTTTCTTATGGTGATAAGCCTCACCCTATTTGCAAGTGGTTGTGCTGTTTCAGATCAAGAAGTCACATTAGGGACAAGTGAGGAAGACACACTCATTATTGGAATTGAATCAGAGGCAGATGTCCTCGATCCTCATGCTGGTAATGGGTGGGTTACAATGCGAATTAACCATCAAATGTATGAGACGTTAGTGGCGCAAGACTTAACGAAATCATCGGAAGCAGCCCCAATACCTGAACTAATACCTGGACTTGCTGAATCATGGGAGGTGTCAGAAGACGGGAAGACGTATACGTTTGCTTTACGTGAGCAAGTTCAATTTCACGATGGTACACCTTTTAATGCAGATGCGGTGCAGTTTAATATTAAACGCTTGACGGACCCATCGTTTGATTATTACTACCAAACGGGGGCTAGTCGTAGTTTTCGAACTTGGCTTTACTTTGAATCATCAGAAGTGATTGACGATTCAACTATTAAGATTCACTTAAGTGAACCATTTAGGGAGTTTCCACGGTTATTAGCGTTAAGTAATTCCTTGCAAATTGTGAGTCCAACAGCAATAGAAACCTATGGAAATGAAGGCTTAGCGAACCACCCGACTGGGACAGGTCCATTTCGATTTGAAGAACGAAACCGTGGCGAAAACATTAATATAATCAAAAACGACAGATATTGGGGTGATCCTGCCCAACTAGATAGAGTAATATTCAGGCCATTATCGGACCCTGCGAGCCGGGCGCTTGCTATTCGCAACGATGAAGTTGATATCATTGCTGTTCCTCCAGCTGATTCGCTTGCTAACTTTGAAGAAGACGGATGGAATGTCGTGTCCGGTAAACCTCCACATGTTTGGTATATGAATTTCAATTTCGATAATCCGATTATGCAAGATAAGAGAGTACGACAAGCAATGAATTACGCGATTGATCGTGAAGGTATTGCAGAGGAGTTACTGCGTGGGAGTGTGACCCCAGCTTATACGATGCAGACGAGGGGACACGCAGGCTATGACTCTAGTAGGCGTTGGTATGAATATAATCCAGAGAAAGCAAAGTCGCTATTAAAAGAAGCGGGGTATGAAAATGGATTTGAAACAACCATTAAAACATCAATTGATGGATCAGGACAATTAGTTCCTGTAGATATCATGGAGTGGATTCAGCGAGACCTGGCGTCCGTTGGTATTGAAGCAACAATCGATTCTTCTGAATGGATTAGTTATTTTGCTGGCTTTAGTAACGGAATGGAAGAGCAGGTGGGTATGAATCAAATGTCCTCAGGTCGAACCTCTCCATTTTGGTTAGCGATGGTTGCCCATTCAAGCTTTAGTGCTCCAGGAGGGTTTAATTCTGGTAAATATATAAATGGTGAGGTGGATCAGGTCTTAAATGCTGCATCTTTTGAAGAAAACCATGTGGAATCTTTGCGTTTGTGGGCGGAAGCAGAGCAATTGATTATGGAAGACGCAGCCTTTATTCCAGTGTTAAACGATACAGCTCCTTACGTTGTACATCCACGTGTTCAGAACTTTATTATTCCATCCGAAGAATGGTATGACTTATCGATTGTATCAATCGATCAATAGATTGGAGTTGAGTGAATGATTAAGTACGTTACGGGACGTCTCCTCTCAATGATTCCTGTTTTGATTGGTGTCACAATTGTTGTGTTTTTGTTAGCAAAATTGATACCAGGCGATCCAGCACAAAGTATTCTTGGAGCAGATGCTACGCCTGAAGCGATTGATGCTTTACGTGAAGAAATGGGGCTTAATGATTCGATTCTAAGCCAATATGGATCTTGGTTAATCAACATTCTTCAAGGCGATCTAGGCTTTTCTTATACGTTGAGCGCGGATATCGCCTCGGAATTACTCCCACGTTTCATAAATACGCTTATTTTGACAGCAGCTTCCCTATTTATTTGTATCGTTGTCGGCGTGTTTTTAGGCGCTTTAAGTGCAATCAAGAATGGTCGTTTATTTGATAAAGTAAGCATGGCGATTGCCATGATTGGTGCAAGTATCCCTGTGTTTTGGATCGCGCTGATGCTTATGTGGGTATTCTCAATTCAAATAAATTTGTTTCCTGTAGGTGGCATGTACAATATGCGTAACCCTGGTGGATTATTTGATCTAGTAAGTCATCTAGTTTTACCAGCATTCGCGACTGCTACGGTATCAATTGCCGTTATTGCTCGACTCTCGAGAAATACAATGTTAGAGACGTTGCAAAAGGATTATATTCATTATTTTCATTCATTTGGAATAGCTGATCGGAAAATAAATATAAGGCATGCATTGCGAAATTCCTTACCACCTATAATCAATATCGCAGGGTTACAAGTGGGCTACATCCTAGGGGGAGCGTTGTTTAGTGAAGTCGTGTTTAATTGGCCGGGGATCGGGCAGCAGCTTTACGTTGCCATTACGTCTAATGATTATGCGATGATTCAAGGTGGTATCTTGCTTATTGCGATATCTGTGGTGTGTATAAATGCGTTAGTCGATATTTTAAATGTAGCGCTCAGTCCTAAATTAAGGGATTCACTGTGATTTATAGGGAGAAGGGGATGGATGTTCATGCGTGCAAGAGGTCAAGGAAAACGTAGTATTCAAAAGTATTTCCAGAATAAGCAAGCACTTGTAGGTACAATCATTATCGCTTTTGCCGTCGTCTTTGCTCTTTTTCCCAGTGTTTTTGCTCCATATGATCCTAATGTTGTGCCGGAAGGCAGTACTAGATTGTTACCTCCAGGCTCTGACGGTCATGTACTTGGGACAGACCAGCAAGGACGCGACTTATTAAGTAGGATCGTATTTGGTACACAGGTCTCTCTTTTATCAGCGATTGTGCCGGTTTTCATTTCGGCATTCATTAGTTTATTGATTGGGGTTGTGGCGGGGTATTACAAAGGCTGGATTGGAACTTGTTTAATGAGAGTGATGGATGTATTTTTTGCTTTTCCAGCAGTTCTATTAGCGATTGCAATAGCTGCGATACTTGGACCAGGATTATTAAATGTCATGATTGCAATGGTAATTGTCCGTATTCCTTATATGACCAGAGTGGTCTACACAGATACGATGCAAGAGAGCGAGAAGGAGTATATTGAGGCGGCAAGAGCATTTGGAATGAAAGATGGAGAAATTCTTTTTCGGCAACTCATTCCGAATGTATTGCCATCATTAATTGTGTATGCTACGACACTTGCAGGAGTAACGATCGTTACAGTTGCCGGTTTAAGTTTCATTGGATTAGGCGTTCAACCACCAAATCCTGATTGGGGAAGGATGGCAAGTGAAGGCAGTGTGCTGTTAATGCAAGGATACCCACACATCACCTTCATACCGGGATTAGCAATTATTCTTCTTTCCTTTGCGTTTAGTTTAGTAGGTGATGGCTTAAGAGATGCAATTGATCCGAGAGTAAAACAAAAACCTAGAAAACGCGGTAGGGAAAAAGCAATTCAAAAAGCAGCTTAACCTATGGGAGGGGTGTGCCTTTTGTCAGCATTAACAGCTAGAAGAAATCAAACGCTTTTGGAAGTTAATGAACTTACAACGGAAATTAAAACGGTTGATGGAAATGTACAGGTATTAAAAGACGTTACTCTATCAATCAAAAAGGGAGAAATAGTAGCAATTGTAGGGGAGTCTGGTTCAGGGAAATCGATGACAATTCATTCGATCCTACAATTAATCCCAAAAGAATTGCTTTCAAGTTATAAAGGGACAATTAATGCATTTGGCAAACAGTTGCTTCATCTATCGCAGAGGGAGATGAAAACAATTAAAGGAAAACGAGTTTCGTTAATTGCTCAAAATGCAATGACCTCTTTGGATCCTTCTTACACGATTGGAAGCCAACTTGTTGAGGTTATAAGGGCAAAAACCAGTTTATTAAAAAAACAGGCACGTGAACGGGCGAGGGACTTGCTTTACGAGATGGGAATTGAAGATCCGAACCAAGTGTATCATGCATATGCACATCAGCTTAGTGGCGGCCAAAGGCAACGAGCCGTCATTGCAATGTCGCTTGCTTGTGAGCCAGATTTAATTATTGCCGATGAGCCCACATCGGCGCTTGATCCGACTGTTCAATTGCAAGTGCTAGAGCTACTTCAGAAAATCAATCGTGAGTTTGGTACAGCTGTCTTAATGATTACACATGATTTTGGAGTTGTTGCAAAAATAGCTGATAAAGTTGCAGTGATGTACGCAGGGCAAGTTGTGGAACAAGGGGTGGTTTCTGATGTGATGTTTCAGCCAAAACACCCATACACGCAAGGGTTACTTGCATGTATTCCAACATTAGATTGGATTTTTGATAAAGATAAAACAAAAAGCATGCTTCATCAAATAGCTGGAGAACCACCAAATCTTGCTATACCTCAACAGGGGTGCCGCTTTGCTCCAAGGTGTTTTAAGGCAGAGAAAAGCTGCTTCGAGGTTGAACCTAGTATGGACATTGATCAAAACACAGCCATTCCCCATGAAGCTCGATGTATCTTAATAAAGGAGGCCAAATGATGAATGATAAACCATTAATTCAAGTCGAACACTTGAGTAAACAGTACGGAAAGGAACGAGCGTTGTTTCGCTCTCGGGACGCGATGAAAGCTGTAAATGACGTATCATTTTACATTAATCAAGGCGAGACTTTTGGGCTAATCGGGGAGTCAGGATCAGGCAAAACAACTGTTGGAAGAATGCTTCTTCGCTTAGTTGAGCCATCTTCAGGTTCTATAAAGTTTAAAGGAGAAGAGATAGTAGGCATATCTCGCTTAGAGATGAGGAACTTACGTAAACAAGTGCAAATCGTATTTCAAGATTCTGGATCGGCATTTAATCCAAGAAAAACAATTGGAACAGAAATTTTGACTCCACTGCTGCGTTTAGGTGTTTTAAACAGTAAGTTAGAAGGAGAGAAAGCTGTTTGTGAGATGTTAGAACGTGTGGGTTTGCGAAAAGATTTTGCAGAAAGGTACCCGCATGAATTATCTGGTGGTCAGCGTCAACGGGCAGGGATCGCTCGAGCGCTTGTTTTAAAGCCTGCTTTCTTAGTATTAGACGAACCGGTGTCAGCCTTGGATGTTTCAGTTAAGGCACAAATTATTGAGCTGTTACAAGAATTGCAACATGATTACAAGCTAACCTACTTGTTTATTGCTCATAATTTAGATTTGGTTGCTTATTTCTGTGAGCGTATCGCGGTTATGAAAAAGGGTAGAATTGTAGAGTCTGGGGATACAAGAGACTTATTTACAAAACCAAAACATGGAGTGACTCGAAACTTATTAGGTTCAATCCTGACACTTGATGGGCATTTGGGTGAGGTAAAAAAAGACGTGTATAGTGCTTAATCTAAAAGAGGCACCTGGTTTGTATGAACTGTACCCTTTTTAATAGACAGTTAAAAAAACCTTTATGCAGCTAGTAAATGACCTCGGTATTGTTCCGGGGTCATTCTTTTTAATCCCCATTGATAACGATCAGAATTGTAATAGTCAATAAAGTCTTCGACTTTGCTTTTCAGTTCAAACAACGTCCTGCACGCTTTGGCTTGTACGTGATCTTTGAAAAGTCCGAAGAAGGATTCCATTGATGCATTATCTAGGCAGTTCCCTCTGCGAGACATGGATTGTGTCAATCCAAGTTTTTTTACCCGTTTTTGGTACACAGGATGTGTGTAATGAAAGCCTTGATCCGAATGAAGGAGTGCACCAGGGAGAAGATGTCCGTCCGAAGCGTCTTTTAACCGCTGGAGAGTCTTATAGACAATGCTCATTCCTAAGGATGTAGATAAATAATGCGCAACTATTTCTCGTGTTGTTCCGTCTTTGACACATGAGAAATAGACCTTTGTTCTATCAGCCAAATATAAGTACGTAATATCTGTCAGTAAGACGGCACCTGGTAGTTGAACAAACTTTCGATTAACAAGGTTTGTACACGTTTTGTGTTCTTGGGTTGCTTTAGCCAATTGTTTATAAGGATTTTTTCTACGGATGGTGGCTTGAATATGAAACTTCCGGGTTAGACGGAAAATTTTCTTTAGGTTCATCGTTACTCCATAATCATGCTCTAATTTCATCTTTAATTGACGTCCACCATCTTTTTTCTTTCCTTGTTCGTAAAGGGTATTAAGAAGTTTGTAATCTGCTTCATCACATTGCTCACGTTGAATACGCTTGTCTTCAGATGATAACCACGCGTAGTAGCTTGTACGTTTTACTCCTGCCATTTCACAAAGAAAGGTGACCATTCCTTTAAGCTGGTATTTTCTAATGGTTTGTTCAATTAACTGAAACGACTCTGATAGAGTTAATGCTTCTTCTTCGCCTGCCTTTCTAGTTCGTCGAGCTTTTTTAGAAAATCATTCTCCATCTCTAAGAGGGCTATACGCGCTTCCGCTTTTTTTAATTTTTCTTCTGCCGTTAAGACTTTTGAAGAAGGACGCCCTGTGCTCCCCTTCCCCCGACGCTCAGTATAAAATCCCTCTTCTCCATAGCTCTTATAGATCGATCTCATCGTTTTAAACATTCTTTAGGTTTATCAGAACCTATGACCTCTAAATCAAATTCTTGATCGAGAAAAATAGCCGTTGGTCCTTTTCCTGAAAGATTTTCTCGAACAGCTTTCCCCTTAAAATCGGCTGAATAACTAATTGAACGATCAGAAACATGATGAACAGATGGATGACTCTCTAACTGTTGTTGTTCAAAGGCCGTAAAAATTCGTTTACTCATTTTTCATTCCCCGTTCTTCTCATTTGATTTGATTATAACGGGTCTGTTGTAAAAAAGAACACGAAAAACCCGAAAAATGGACTTTTTTAAAGTGTCCATTTTTCAGGTTACAGTTCAGTAAGACGAGTCAGGTGCTTTTTTTACTGTTCAGCAAAGGAAATAAGAAAACGCATCATTTTAACTTAAAGGTGTTAGTAAACTTAGAAGGAAAAACTGCATTTAAAAGCATCACAACACCATTTAACATAATGAGCAAAGCAAAGAAAACGACCACTGCTTGGTAATAGCCTGTTGTCAGCAATAATAGGATAAAGAGTCCTGTCTGCATGAATGTAGATGGAAACACGGATTTCGTTGCCCCAACTATGAATGCAAGTGGAGCTGCTGCTAAGACAAAATAAACAACAAGCATCATTAGTAAAGTGTCGCTCGTATCAAATAAGATTAACGCAATCGGTATATGCCAACACGCGCTTATGATGCCGATAACAAGAGAGGACTTCCAAAACAAAAGTCTACTTAGTTCTCGTTGTAAAAAACCACGCCAACCAATTTCTTGAAAGAGAGCTACCGCGAAAACGATGACCCAAACAAATGGATTAAAAACAAGTGGATGAGCGGTTAGTGAATAGGTAGACAATAAAATGAACGAAAATAGAAACGGTACTAATACAGCTACGATCCACCAATTATTAGGGCGCGATAACACAAAGACATGTGCAAGGAACGACTGATCATAGTTTGTTATTTGAAGAGGATATGCTGCGAGAAGAGGAGCTATAGCGATAAAACCAGCTAAATAGAAACCAGGTACATGTGGAGCGGCGAGTGTGATAGCGAGCAATCCCCAGGCAAATCCAAATACAATAAATAAATAGAGGCGTTTTTTTCGTTGTTCAAAAGCGCTCATGACGCTACCTCCTTCTAATAGTGAAAATGAAATAGGCGTTTTACCAATAGCATATGCACATCGAACATAATTGGTTTCAACGGTTAAAATACGAACGATAAAAAAAACTTTCATTTTAATGTTCGACTCTATGTTGACACTAACCGCAATCATGCGTAAACTAAAAGAGAAATAACGAGATAAAAGCGAATATCATCCTCATATAATATCGGGAATATGGCCCGAACGTTTCTACCTGGTGACCGTAAATTGCCGGACTATGAGGGAAGGTAAAAAGCCTAGAAAGAGGCTTTTTGGGCACGGCACAACCTTTCTCTCATTTTGATGGATTGCCTGGTTGTGTTTTTTTGTGTTTGATTTAATTACTGCTTGGCTAAGCATATGAAAAAAAAAAGAGAAACATGAGTTGTCTGCAAGCATTTTATCAACATAAAAGCGGGGGATTTTCATGACAGAACCAATCGTTGGCGTCATTATGGGAAGTACATCTGATTGGGAAACAATGAAGCATACATGCGAAGTGCTTGAAGAATTGCACGTGCCTTATGAGAAAAAGGTTGTATCCGCCCATCGTACGCCAGATTTGATGTTTGAATACGCAGAACAAGCCGAAGAGCGTGGGCTACGTACGATTATTGCTGGAGCTGGAGGCGCCGCTCACCTTCCAGGCATGGTAGCTGCTAAAACCATCCTTCCTGTGATTGGTGTTCCAGTTGAATCAAGAGCGTTAAAAGGGCTTGATTCATTACTGTCCATTGTTCAAATGCCTGGTGGGGTGCCAGTTGCAACGGTTGCAATTGGTAAAGCTGGAGCAACGAATGCGGGACTTCTTGCCGCACAAATTGTAGGCACAAACAATAAAGAAGTGCGCGACCGCTTGGCAAAGAGACGTGAACAAACAAAAAAATCAGTGTTAGAAAGCAGTGGTGATCTGCTATGACTCAAGTGAAGCCGGGCAGTACAATTGGTATTATCGGCGGCGGACAATTGGGGCGGATGATGGCATTGTCGGCTAGGCAAATGGGGTACAGAATTGCTGTGCTTGATCCGACAGAAGATGCACCGTGTACACAGGTTGCAGATTATGTCATAACAGCTGCTTACGACGATATTGAAGCATGTAAACAGCTTGCCTCGCTAAGCGACGTGATCACTTATGAGTTTGAAAACATCGATGAAGAGGCGTCCAAGCAGTTAACCGAAGTAAGTGATTTCCCACAAGGCTTCAAGGTACTTGGTATGTCACAGCACCGGTTAAAAGAAAAACAAGCCATTTCAGAACTAGGCGTGCCTGTCGCTCCTTTTGCTGCAATTTATACGGAATTAGATGTGGAGCCAGCGTTTGATGCAGTTGGGCTACCTGCGGTAATAAAAACGTGCCGGGGCGGGTATGATGGCAAAGGTCAAATGGTTGTCCGGTCAAAAAGTGAGCTAACAGAAGCAGTTGCGTCTCTGTTACGACACGGGGAGTTGGTTATCGAAGCACTAATCCCGTTTGAACGCGAAATCTCCGTAATTGTGACAAAATCACGCACTGGTGAAATGAAAACATTTCCAGTTGCAGAAAATGAACACAAAGACAATATTCTGTACCGGACGGTTGTGCCAGCAAGAATAAATAAAGAAACGGAAGAAGCAGCAATTGAACTTGCGGAAAAACTAGCAGAAGGCTTAGATGTCATTGGAACGCTTGCCGTTGAAATGTTTGTGAAACAAGACGGTTCACTTCTTGTCAATGAACTAGCCCCTAGACCGCATAATTCAGGGCATTATACAATAGAAGCTTGTATGACATCCCAATTTGAACAGCAGATCCGTGCAGTATGTGGATTACCGCTTGGTTCTACAACACTCCTTTCTCCTGCGGTGATGGAAAATATTCTTGGCGAGGACATAGAACCGCTCTTCGATCGACTTGATAAGCTTGGTCCGGTTTCGCTACACTTATATGGAAAGAAAGATGCAAAACACAAACGGAAAATGGGCCATTTGACTGTGCTAGGACGCCATACTGATGCATGTATCAATGTGCTTGAAAAGTTGTGGATGCAAACAACACTACATTAACGCTTTTGGAGGAACAAAAAGATGATTGAACGGTACACACGCCCGGAAATGGGTGCGATTTGGACAGAAGAGAACCGCTATAACGCGTGGTTGGAAGTAGAAATAGTCGCTTGTGAAGCATGGGCAGAACTTGGTGAAATTCCGACTGAAGACGTGGCTAAAATTCGTGCGAATGCAAGTTTTAACGTCGATCGGATTTTGGAAATTGAAGCAGAAACACGCCATGACGTTGTTGCGTTTACACGGGCAGTGTCCGAAACGCTTGGTGAAGAACGGAAATGGGTTCATTACGGGCTGACGTCAACAGATGTTGTTGATACCGCACTGTCTTACTTGCTTAAACAAGCAAATGCAATTTTAGCAGACGACTTAAATCGTTTTCTTGAAATTATTAAAACAAAAGCACAGGAACATAAATATACGATTATGATGGGACGTACACATGGTGTCCATGCAGAGCCGACGACATTTGGACTAAAGCTTGGTCTTTGGTATGAAGAGATGAAGCGTAATATTGAGCGGTTTGAACATGCGGCAGAAGGCGTTCGTTTTGGGAAATTGTCAGGAGCGGTTGGCACCTATGCGAATATCGACCCTCGCGTTGAACAAATCGTCTGCGACAAACTTGGCTTGCAAGCGGCACCGATTTCTACGCAAACCTTGCAGCGTGACCGTCATGCTGAATATATGGCTAGTCTTGCGCTAATCGCAACGTCAATTGAAAAATTTGCTGTTGAGATTCGCGGTTTGCAAAAAAGTGAGCTTCGCGAAGTAGAGGAATTCTTTGCAAAAGGGCAAAAAGGATCTTCAGCGATGCCTCATAAGCGCAATCCAATTGGTTCAGAGAACATGACTGGCCTCGCTCGCCTTGTTCGTGGCTACATGAACACCGCGTATGACAATGTGGTCCTCTGGCATGAACGGGATATTTCCCATTCTTCAGCAGAGCGTGTCATTCTTCCTGACGCAACAATCACGCTCAATTACATGTTAAACCGGTTTGGCAATATCGTGAAAAACTTAACCGTATTTCCAGAAAACATGAAACGAAACATGACGCGCACATATGGATTGATTTACTCACAACGTGTGCTTTTGAGTTTGATTGACAAAGGCATGGCGCGTGAAGAAGCTTACGATCTTGTGCAACCAAAAGCGACGCAAGCGTGGGAAGAAGGCGTTCAGTTCCGTGACCTTGTTGAAGCAGAATCACGAATTACGGAAGTATTATCTTCTAGTGAAATCGATGAATGCTTTAACTATGAACATCATATGAAACATGTTGATACGATCTTTACACGTCTAGGCTTAAACAACGAATGATCCATAAGGGGCTGAAGCAACGATGGTAAAAGAGGAATTGCTTTATGAAGGCAAAGCAAAACGAATCTATCGCACAGACGAAGACGGAGTGTTGTGGGTCGAGTACAAGGACGAAGCAACAGCTTTTAATGGCGAAAAGAAAGACACCCTTGTTGGTAAGGCGAGATTAAACAATGAAATTTCCTCCCTTATCTTTGGCTCCCTTTCTGAAAAAGGCATTCCGTCTCACTTTGTACGGAGATTATCTGACACAGAGCAGCTTATCAAACAAGTTGAGATTGTGCCTCTTGAAGTAGTTGTGCGCAACATTGTTGCTGGAAGTATGGCGAAACGCCTTGGCATAAATGAAGGCACAACACTCGCTACGCCCCTTGTAGAATTTTATTACAAAGACGATGCCCTCGGTGACCCATTGGTTACCGAGGACCACATTGGCATTTTGGGGTTAGCAACATCAGGGGAAGTCGAACAATTGAAAAAAAGGGCTCATGACGTGAATGAACAGTTAATTGAATTGTTCCACACAATTGGTGTGAAGTTAATTGATTTTAAATTAGAGTTTGGCCGTACACAAGAAGGTAATTTGCTGTTAGCAGATGAAATATCGCCTGATACGTGCCGATTGTGGGATAAGGAAACCAATCAACGATTCGACAAAGATTTGTTTCGCCGTAATCTTGGAAACTTGCAAGAAGGCTACCAAGAAATCTTGAATCGATTTACAGAGCAGTAATGACACGATTGATATCTAGTAAGTTATTAAATTCGTCTAGGGGGCTTTTTTAACCATGTATAAAGTCAAAGTCTATGTAACGCTTAGGGAAAGTGTGCTTGATCCACAAGGTGTAGCAGTCAAAGGAGCACTTCACACGATGGATTACAACGAAGTAATGGACGTACGTATCGGCAAATATTTAGAGCTACAACTAGAAAATGTCGATAATTTGGAAACACGTGTGAAAGAAATGTGCGAGAAGCTTCTTGCCAACACGGTCATTGAAGACTATCGCTTCGATGTGGAGGAGGTTATCCCGTCATGAAGTTTGCAGTAATTGTCTTTCCAGGTTCTAACTGTGACGCGGATATGTACTACGCGATTAAAGACGGTTTAGGTGAGCAAGTGGAGTATGTATTTCATACGGAAACGTCGCTTGATGGCTATGACGGTGTGCTTCTCCCAGGTGGCTTTTCGCATGGTGATTATCTTCGTTCTGGTGCCATTGCTAGATTTGCACCAATTATGCCTGCGGTGATAGACGCAGCAGAGTCAGGAAAGCCAGTTCTTGGCGTGTGCAACGGTTTCCAAGTTTTGCTGGAGGCGGGGCTTTTGCCAGGAGCGATGAAGCGAAACATCGACTTGAAATTTATTTGCCGGACGGTAGAGCTTGTTGTTGAGAACAATGAAACGCTGTTCACAACAGGATATGAACAAGGCGAAACGATTCTAATCCCTGTTGCCCATGGTGAAGGAAACTATGAAGTAGACGAAGAAATGCTTGCTAGATTAGAAGAAAACAATCAAATTGTCTTCAGATACAATGAACATGTGAACGGATCAAAACAAGATATCGCAGGCATTATGAATG
This window encodes:
- a CDS encoding NETI motif-containing protein; the encoded protein is MKPRKQTFEVGDHEEIGDCLARMDREGYRPTRRMEKPVFEQQGKKEPVWLKQRIVFEGVLKEDTNQQV
- a CDS encoding ABC transporter substrate-binding protein; this encodes MSYKQFLMVISLTLFASGCAVSDQEVTLGTSEEDTLIIGIESEADVLDPHAGNGWVTMRINHQMYETLVAQDLTKSSEAAPIPELIPGLAESWEVSEDGKTYTFALREQVQFHDGTPFNADAVQFNIKRLTDPSFDYYYQTGASRSFRTWLYFESSEVIDDSTIKIHLSEPFREFPRLLALSNSLQIVSPTAIETYGNEGLANHPTGTGPFRFEERNRGENINIIKNDRYWGDPAQLDRVIFRPLSDPASRALAIRNDEVDIIAVPPADSLANFEEDGWNVVSGKPPHVWYMNFNFDNPIMQDKRVRQAMNYAIDREGIAEELLRGSVTPAYTMQTRGHAGYDSSRRWYEYNPEKAKSLLKEAGYENGFETTIKTSIDGSGQLVPVDIMEWIQRDLASVGIEATIDSSEWISYFAGFSNGMEEQVGMNQMSSGRTSPFWLAMVAHSSFSAPGGFNSGKYINGEVDQVLNAASFEENHVESLRLWAEAEQLIMEDAAFIPVLNDTAPYVVHPRVQNFIIPSEEWYDLSIVSIDQ
- a CDS encoding ABC transporter permease — translated: MIKYVTGRLLSMIPVLIGVTIVVFLLAKLIPGDPAQSILGADATPEAIDALREEMGLNDSILSQYGSWLINILQGDLGFSYTLSADIASELLPRFINTLILTAASLFICIVVGVFLGALSAIKNGRLFDKVSMAIAMIGASIPVFWIALMLMWVFSIQINLFPVGGMYNMRNPGGLFDLVSHLVLPAFATATVSIAVIARLSRNTMLETLQKDYIHYFHSFGIADRKINIRHALRNSLPPIINIAGLQVGYILGGALFSEVVFNWPGIGQQLYVAITSNDYAMIQGGILLIAISVVCINALVDILNVALSPKLRDSL
- a CDS encoding ABC transporter permease; protein product: MRARGQGKRSIQKYFQNKQALVGTIIIAFAVVFALFPSVFAPYDPNVVPEGSTRLLPPGSDGHVLGTDQQGRDLLSRIVFGTQVSLLSAIVPVFISAFISLLIGVVAGYYKGWIGTCLMRVMDVFFAFPAVLLAIAIAAILGPGLLNVMIAMVIVRIPYMTRVVYTDTMQESEKEYIEAARAFGMKDGEILFRQLIPNVLPSLIVYATTLAGVTIVTVAGLSFIGLGVQPPNPDWGRMASEGSVLLMQGYPHITFIPGLAIILLSFAFSLVGDGLRDAIDPRVKQKPRKRGREKAIQKAA
- a CDS encoding ABC transporter ATP-binding protein; this translates as MSALTARRNQTLLEVNELTTEIKTVDGNVQVLKDVTLSIKKGEIVAIVGESGSGKSMTIHSILQLIPKELLSSYKGTINAFGKQLLHLSQREMKTIKGKRVSLIAQNAMTSLDPSYTIGSQLVEVIRAKTSLLKKQARERARDLLYEMGIEDPNQVYHAYAHQLSGGQRQRAVIAMSLACEPDLIIADEPTSALDPTVQLQVLELLQKINREFGTAVLMITHDFGVVAKIADKVAVMYAGQVVEQGVVSDVMFQPKHPYTQGLLACIPTLDWIFDKDKTKSMLHQIAGEPPNLAIPQQGCRFAPRCFKAEKSCFEVEPSMDIDQNTAIPHEARCILIKEAK
- a CDS encoding ATP-binding cassette domain-containing protein; protein product: MNDKPLIQVEHLSKQYGKERALFRSRDAMKAVNDVSFYINQGETFGLIGESGSGKTTVGRMLLRLVEPSSGSIKFKGEEIVGISRLEMRNLRKQVQIVFQDSGSAFNPRKTIGTEILTPLLRLGVLNSKLEGEKAVCEMLERVGLRKDFAERYPHELSGGQRQRAGIARALVLKPAFLVLDEPVSALDVSVKAQIIELLQELQHDYKLTYLFIAHNLDLVAYFCERIAVMKKGRIVESGDTRDLFTKPKHGVTRNLLGSILTLDGHLGEVKKDVYSA
- a CDS encoding CPBP family glutamic-type intramembrane protease is translated as MSAFEQRKKRLYLFIVFGFAWGLLAITLAAPHVPGFYLAGFIAIAPLLAAYPLQITNYDQSFLAHVFVLSRPNNWWIVAVLVPFLFSFILLSTYSLTAHPLVFNPFVWVIVFAVALFQEIGWRGFLQRELSRLLFWKSSLVIGIISACWHIPIALILFDTSDTLLMMLVVYFVLAAAPLAFIVGATKSVFPSTFMQTGLFILLLLTTGYYQAVVVFFALLIMLNGVVMLLNAVFPSKFTNTFKLK